From Penicillium digitatum chromosome 5, complete sequence, one genomic window encodes:
- a CDS encoding Extracellular lipase, putative — translation MIGLVTSFLLWTAVHAVPTQSSPTAAVRNGTYTGVRSSTYNQDFFLGMPYAQQPVGNLRFTVPQSLNASWDATRNATQYSDICVGYGTDSIWYPQSEACLTLNVIRGSSANKDSKLPVGVWIHGGGFSQGSGADERYNMSAIVDNSYRIGKPFIAVTLNYRLSAWGFISSSQVSGSGNTNLGLRDQRLALQWVQENIGAFGGDPKKVTIWGESAGAMSVGYHLTAYNGRDDKLFRAGILQSGGSIASSPSNYTTFQSKYNSLAAKVGCSDVVDSLQCLREVPFETLNAALNVTEGESDYNFSPVVDGDLIQNWGSYQLNKHAFVKVPILAGTNTDEGTAFGPRGINTTEQWYQYLTDGGFNFQTPPSVAKRILELYPDDPSQGIPAFLGDQRVPSNGQQWRRTSAFAGDHFMHANRRRQCEVWAETSTPAYCYRFNVHSAAVPLLSGVNHFEEVAFVFHNIAGLGYHYGKPFDGVPQSYLDLSSMMASMWASFIHDLDPNPGVVQSPVHWDSYSTNKPVDLCLDANTTSYMEADTWRKDGIDFINSVARAFWR, via the exons ATGATTGGATTGGTAACCAGCTTTCTACTATGGACAGCAGTCCATGCTGTCCCGACACAGTCATCTCCCACAGCGGCAGTGCGCAATGGAACCTATACTGGAGTGCGAAGCTCAACCTACAACCAGGATTTCTTTCTAGGCATGCCTTATGCCCAGCAGCCAGTAGGAAATCTGCGCTTTACTGTACCGCAGTCTTTGAATGCCAGCTGGGATGCTACACGCAATGCCACACAGTACTCGGATATTTGTGTTGGATATGGC ACGGATTCGATTTGGTACCCTCAGTCAGAAGCATGTCTTACCCTCAACGTAATCCGGGGCTCTTCTGCCAACAAAGACTCGAAACTTCCTGTTGGAGTGTGGATTCATGGCGGTGGATTTTCTCAAGGCTCTGGGGCTGATGAGCGTTACAACATGTCTGCGATTGTAGACAACTCGTATCGAATTG GCAAGCCGTTCATCGCTGTCACGCTGAACTATAGACTGTCCGCATGGGGCTTTATAAGTTCCAGTCAAGTCTCCGGCAGCGGAAACACCAATCTTGGATTGAGAGATCAGAGGCTGGCGCTTCAATGGGTCCAGGAAAACATCGGCGCCTTTGGCGGCGACCCTAAGAAAGTCACCATATGGGGCGAGTCGGCAGGTGCCATGTCAGTGGGATATCACCTTACAGCATACAACGGACGCGATGACAAGCTGTTTCGGGCTGGCATTCTGCAGTCTGGGGGGTCGATAGCTTCCAGTCCGTCCAACTATACGACGTTCCAATCAAAGTACAACTCGTTGGCCGCCAAGGTAGGCTGCTCAGACGTCGTGGATTCACTGCAGTGCCTTCGTGAAGTACCGTTTGAGACGCTCAACGCCGCTCTAAACGTTACGGAGGGCGAGTCTGATTATAACTTTTCCCCTGTCGTGGACGGGGACTTGATTCAGAACTGGGGTAGTTATCAACTGAATAAGCATGCATTTGTGAAAGTTCCTATCCTTGCCGGCACCAACACGGATGAAGGAACAGCGTTTGGGCCTAGAGGCATCAACACCACAGAGCAGTGGTATCAATATTTGACCG ACGGTGGATTTAACTTCCAGACACCCCCCTCTGTAGCCAAGCGCATCCTCGAACTTTACCCGGATGACCCATCGCAAGGCATTCCCGCCTTTCTCGGAGACCAGCGCGTGCCTTCAAACGGTCAGCAATGGCGCCGCACCTCAGCCTTCGCGGGTGACCACTTCATGCATGCCAATCGCCGGCGACAATGCGAAGTATGGGCCGAAACGTCAACCCCAGCATACTGCTACCGGTTCAACGTGCACTCGGCAGCTGTGCCCCTCCTTTCGGGTGTGAATCATTTCGAGGAGGTGGCATTTGTGTTCCACAACATTGCCGGACTGGGATATCACTATGGCAAACCATTTGATGGGGTGCCACAGTCGTACCTTGACCTCAGTTCTATGATGGCGAGCATGTGGGCATCTTTTATCCACGACCTCGATCCCAACCCGGGTGTAGTGCAGAGCCCTGTGCATTGGGATTCTTATTCCACGAACAAGCCCGTTGATCTCTGTCTCGATGCCAATACTACGAGTTATATGGAGGCTGATACATGGCGCAAAGACGGGATCGACTTTATCAACTCGGTTGCGCGGGCCTTTTGGCGGTAG